The following are encoded together in the Glycine max cultivar Williams 82 chromosome 8, Glycine_max_v4.0, whole genome shotgun sequence genome:
- the LOC100795404 gene encoding putative pentatricopeptide repeat-containing protein At5g40405 isoform X2 — protein MKSVKRIAKHPTISLLNSCTTLKEMKQIHAQLVVKGILNNPHFHGQFVATIALHNTTNLDYANKLLNHNNNPTLFTLNSMIRAYSKSSTPSKSFHFYANILHSNNNNLSPDNYTFTFLVRTCAQLQAHVTGLCVHGAVIKHGFELDPHVQTGLVFMYAELGCLSSCHNVFDGAVEPDLVTQTAMLNACAKCGDIDFARKMFDEMPERDHVTWNAMIAGYAQCGRSREALDVFHLMQMEGVKLNEVSMVLVLSACTHLQVLDHGRWVHAYVERYKVRMTVTLGTALVDMYAKCGNVDRAMQVFWGMKERNVYTWSSAIGGLAMNGFGEESLDLFNDMKREGVQPNGITFISVLKGCSVVGLVEEGRKHFDSMRNVYGIGPQLEHYGLMVDMYGRAGRLKEALNFINSMPMRPHVGAWSALLHACRMYKNKELGEIAQRKIVELEDKNDGAYVLLSNIYADYKNWESVSSLRQTMKAKGVKKLPGCSVIEVDGEVHEFIVGDKSHPRYDEIEMKLEEISKCLRLSGYVANTNPVLFDIEEEEKEDALSKHSEKDL, from the exons ATGAAGTCCGTGAAAAGGATTGCAAAGCACCCCACCATTTCACTGCTAAATTCATGCACAACACTGAAAGAGATGAAGCAGATCCATGCTCAATTGGTTGTTAAGGGCATTCTTAACAACCCTCACTTCCATGGCCAATTTGTTGCTACCATTGCCCTTCACAACACAACCAATCTTGACTATGCCAACAAGCTCCTCAACCACAACAACAACCCAACCCTCTTCACTCTCAACTCCATGATCAGGGCCTATTCCAAAAGCTCCACACCCTCCAAAAGCTTCCATTTTTACGCCAACATTCTCcactccaacaacaacaacctctcCCCTGATAACTACACCTTCACCTTCCTGGTCCGCACGTGCGCCCAGCTCCAGGCTCACGTGACTGGCTTGTGTGTTCATGGTGCAGTCATAAAGCACGGGTTTGAGCTCGACCCACATGTGCAAACCGGATTGGTTTTCATGTATGCTGAATTGGGTTGTCTCAGCTCGTGCCATAATGTGTTTGACGGGGCTGTTGAGCCGGACTTGGTTACTCAAACCGCCATGCTAAATGCTTGTGCCAAGTGTGGCGACATTGACTTTGCGAGGAAGATGTTTGATGAAATGCCGGAGAGAGATCATGTTACGTGGAATGCAATGATCGCGGGGTACGCGCAATGTGGGCGGTCGAGGGAGGCGCTGGATGTGTTCcatttgatgcagatggagggTGTGAAGTTGAATGAGGTGTCCATGGTTTTGGTTTTGTCTGCGTGTACTCACTTGCAGGTGTTGGATCATGGAAGATGGGTTCATGCTTATGTGGAGAGGTACAAGGTTAGGATGACAGTGACGCTGGGAACTGCACTTGTTGACATGTATGCGAAATGTGGGAATGTTGATAGGGCAATGCAAGTTTTTTGGGGAATGAAGGAGAGGAATGTTTATACTTGGAGTAGTGCCATTGGTGGGTTGGCCATGAATGGTTTTGGTGAGGAGAGTTTAGATCTTTTTAACGATATGAAACGAGAGGGTGTTCAGCCAAATGGGATCACCTTCATTTCTGTCTTGAAAGGGTGCAGTGTGGTTGGCTTGGTGGAGGAAGGTAGAAAGCATTTTGACTCAATGAGGAATGTTTATGGGATTGGCCCTCAACTGGAGCATTATGGCTTAATGGTTGATATGTACGGTAGAGCAGGGCGTCTCAAGGAAGCTTTGAACTTCATTAACAGCATGCCTATGAGACCTCATGTTGGTGCATGGAGTGCTTTGCTTCATGCTTGTAGAATGTATAAGAACAAGGAACTGGGTGAGATTGCACAGAGAAAGATAGTGGAACTAGAAGACAAAAACGATGGTGCTTATGTccttttatcaaatatatacgCTGATTATAAGAATTGGGAAAGCGTTAGTAGTTTGAGGCAGACCATGAAGGCTAAGGGTGTGAAGAAGCTCCCTGGTTGTAGTGTCATAGAAGTTGATGGTGAAGTTCATGAGTTCATTGTTGGGGACAAGTCTCACCCAAGATATGATGAGATTGAAATGAAGCTGGAAGAGATATCTAAGTGTCTTAGACTATCAGGGTATGTGGCTAACACTAACCCTGTGCTTTTTGATATAGAAGAAGAGGAGAAGGAGGATGCTTTGAGTAAACATAGTGAGAAG gaTTTGTAA
- the LOC100795404 gene encoding putative pentatricopeptide repeat-containing protein At5g40405 isoform X1, which produces MKSVKRIAKHPTISLLNSCTTLKEMKQIHAQLVVKGILNNPHFHGQFVATIALHNTTNLDYANKLLNHNNNPTLFTLNSMIRAYSKSSTPSKSFHFYANILHSNNNNLSPDNYTFTFLVRTCAQLQAHVTGLCVHGAVIKHGFELDPHVQTGLVFMYAELGCLSSCHNVFDGAVEPDLVTQTAMLNACAKCGDIDFARKMFDEMPERDHVTWNAMIAGYAQCGRSREALDVFHLMQMEGVKLNEVSMVLVLSACTHLQVLDHGRWVHAYVERYKVRMTVTLGTALVDMYAKCGNVDRAMQVFWGMKERNVYTWSSAIGGLAMNGFGEESLDLFNDMKREGVQPNGITFISVLKGCSVVGLVEEGRKHFDSMRNVYGIGPQLEHYGLMVDMYGRAGRLKEALNFINSMPMRPHVGAWSALLHACRMYKNKELGEIAQRKIVELEDKNDGAYVLLSNIYADYKNWESVSSLRQTMKAKGVKKLPGCSVIEVDGEVHEFIVGDKSHPRYDEIEMKLEEISKCLRLSGYVANTNPVLFDIEEEEKEDALSKHSEKVAIAFGLISLKGVVPIRVVMNLRICWDCHNVAKMISKIFNREIIVRDRNRFHHFKDGECSCKDYW; this is translated from the coding sequence ATGAAGTCCGTGAAAAGGATTGCAAAGCACCCCACCATTTCACTGCTAAATTCATGCACAACACTGAAAGAGATGAAGCAGATCCATGCTCAATTGGTTGTTAAGGGCATTCTTAACAACCCTCACTTCCATGGCCAATTTGTTGCTACCATTGCCCTTCACAACACAACCAATCTTGACTATGCCAACAAGCTCCTCAACCACAACAACAACCCAACCCTCTTCACTCTCAACTCCATGATCAGGGCCTATTCCAAAAGCTCCACACCCTCCAAAAGCTTCCATTTTTACGCCAACATTCTCcactccaacaacaacaacctctcCCCTGATAACTACACCTTCACCTTCCTGGTCCGCACGTGCGCCCAGCTCCAGGCTCACGTGACTGGCTTGTGTGTTCATGGTGCAGTCATAAAGCACGGGTTTGAGCTCGACCCACATGTGCAAACCGGATTGGTTTTCATGTATGCTGAATTGGGTTGTCTCAGCTCGTGCCATAATGTGTTTGACGGGGCTGTTGAGCCGGACTTGGTTACTCAAACCGCCATGCTAAATGCTTGTGCCAAGTGTGGCGACATTGACTTTGCGAGGAAGATGTTTGATGAAATGCCGGAGAGAGATCATGTTACGTGGAATGCAATGATCGCGGGGTACGCGCAATGTGGGCGGTCGAGGGAGGCGCTGGATGTGTTCcatttgatgcagatggagggTGTGAAGTTGAATGAGGTGTCCATGGTTTTGGTTTTGTCTGCGTGTACTCACTTGCAGGTGTTGGATCATGGAAGATGGGTTCATGCTTATGTGGAGAGGTACAAGGTTAGGATGACAGTGACGCTGGGAACTGCACTTGTTGACATGTATGCGAAATGTGGGAATGTTGATAGGGCAATGCAAGTTTTTTGGGGAATGAAGGAGAGGAATGTTTATACTTGGAGTAGTGCCATTGGTGGGTTGGCCATGAATGGTTTTGGTGAGGAGAGTTTAGATCTTTTTAACGATATGAAACGAGAGGGTGTTCAGCCAAATGGGATCACCTTCATTTCTGTCTTGAAAGGGTGCAGTGTGGTTGGCTTGGTGGAGGAAGGTAGAAAGCATTTTGACTCAATGAGGAATGTTTATGGGATTGGCCCTCAACTGGAGCATTATGGCTTAATGGTTGATATGTACGGTAGAGCAGGGCGTCTCAAGGAAGCTTTGAACTTCATTAACAGCATGCCTATGAGACCTCATGTTGGTGCATGGAGTGCTTTGCTTCATGCTTGTAGAATGTATAAGAACAAGGAACTGGGTGAGATTGCACAGAGAAAGATAGTGGAACTAGAAGACAAAAACGATGGTGCTTATGTccttttatcaaatatatacgCTGATTATAAGAATTGGGAAAGCGTTAGTAGTTTGAGGCAGACCATGAAGGCTAAGGGTGTGAAGAAGCTCCCTGGTTGTAGTGTCATAGAAGTTGATGGTGAAGTTCATGAGTTCATTGTTGGGGACAAGTCTCACCCAAGATATGATGAGATTGAAATGAAGCTGGAAGAGATATCTAAGTGTCTTAGACTATCAGGGTATGTGGCTAACACTAACCCTGTGCTTTTTGATATAGAAGAAGAGGAGAAGGAGGATGCTTTGAGTAAACATAGTGAGAAGGTAGCCATTGCCTTTGGGTTAATTAGTTTGAAAGGTGTTGTTCCCATTAGGGTTGTTATGAACCTGAGGATTTGCTGGGATTGCCATAATGTAGCAAAAATGATATCCAAAATTTTTAACAGGGAAATTATTGTCCGAGACAGAAACAGGTTTCATCATTTTAAGGATGGTGAATGCTCTTGTAAAGATTATTGGTAA